The proteins below come from a single Lonchura striata isolate bLonStr1 chromosome 10, bLonStr1.mat, whole genome shotgun sequence genomic window:
- the TSPEAR gene encoding thrombospondin-type laminin G domain and EAR repeat-containing protein: MAAPLLLWVVLLRWASGGGSVRGGRTWQHCTDLRPLDILSEAVPAGGPARGMRVFQVQGVRGLQLSAARPRALGFPASRLFIHCDRFPEEFSLIVTLRARRRPAKRNEYIFTLMVEESPSVLVGLRYAPDKLHFLFWSQERAGGWQTRVTFPNVSLSDNQWHTLILAVSGQSFSLTVDCSIPKDVVVETPFPASLSVRRASFYLGNRRRRKGVFTGLLRQLVLLPGADATPRICHAVNFKVATLSVPSVLQDVPARPVSNEVLKYPYEADMKVTLGARPRCSKQEKAQFWFNASRRGLYLCNGSTWVSMLEVQHRLDYVEEHQNLVTNSETMGIEVFSIPKVGLFAAMANRITPPGSAIYRWTDGKFVHYQNIPTHQAQSWKYFTIGKKIFLAVANFEQNERGQEFSVIFKWSRRKAKFVAHQRIATHSARDWEAFAIEGEAFLAVVNHREGNNHNIDSVIYRWNPRTGLFETNQTIPTSGAYDWEFFTIGPYSFLAVANTFNGTSTKIYSHIYIWLSGSFQLFQSILTFGAADWEVFHIGDRVFLAVANSHSYDSGMPAPSNFYAINSSIYELNITAQMFVKFQDLLTYSALDWEFFSVGDDSFLVVANSFDGFTFSVNSIIYRWQGYEGFVAAHQLPTVGCRDWEAFHTAEGSFLLYSSAKEPLSKVLKLKTT, translated from the exons ATGGCGGCGCCGCTGCTGCTCTGGGTCGTTCTGCTGCGCTGGGCCAGCGGCGGGGGCTCCGTGCGGGGCGGCAGGACGTGGCAGCACTGCACAG ACCTGCGCCCGCTGGACATCCTGTCGGAGGCGGTGCCGGCCGgggggccggcccggggcaTGCGGGTCTTCCAGGTGCAGGGGGTGCGCGGCTTGCAGCTCTCGgccgcgcggccccgcgccctGGGCTTCCCCGCCTCGCGGCTCTTCATCCACTGCGACCGCTTCCCCGAGGAGTTCTCCCTCATCGTCACGCTgcgggcgcggcgccgcccCGCCAAG AGGAACGAGTACATCTTCACGCTGATGGTGGAGGAGAGCCCCAGCGTCCTGGTGGGGCTGCGCTACGCCCCCGACAAGCTGCACTTCCTCTTCTGGAGCCAGGAGCGCGCCGGCGGCTGGCAGACCCGCGTCACCTTCCCCAACGTGTCCCTCTCCGACAACCAGTGGCACACGCTCATCCTGGCTGTCTCCGGGCAGTCCTTCTCCTTGACAGTGGACTGCAGCATCCCCAAGGATGT GGTGGTGGAGACACCATTCCCAGCCTCGCTGTCGGTGAGGAGAGCCAGCTTCTACCTGGGCAACCGGCGGAGGAGGAAAGGCGTGTTCACG GGCTTGCTGAGACAGCttgtcctgctgccaggagctgatGCCACCCCCCGGATATGCCACGCCGTGAACTTCAAAGTAGCAACGctctctgtccccagtgtcctccAGGATGTCCCTGCAAGGCCAGTGAGCAACGAGGTGCTCAAATACCCCTACG AGGCTGACATGAAGGTGACCCTGGgggctcggccacgctgctccAAGCAGGAGAAGGCTCAGTTCTGGTTCAACGCCTCTCGGCGAGGGCTGTACCTCTGCAACGGCAGCACCTGGGTCTCCATGCTGGAAG TCCAACACAGGCTGGACTACGTGGAGGAACACCAGAACCTGGTGACCAACTCGGAGACAATGGGCATTGAGGTGTTCAGCATCCCAAAGGTGGGACTGTTTGCGGCCATGGCCAACAGGATCACGCCCCCGGGATCGGCCATCTACAGGTGGACCGACGGGAAGTTTGTGCACTACCAGAACATCCCCACCCACCAGGCTCAGTCCTGGAAGTATTTCACCATTGGGAAGAAG atcTTCCTGGCAGTGGCGAATTTTGAGCAGAATGAGAGGGGTCAGGAGTTCTCTGTCATCTTCAAGTGGAGCCGCAGGAAGGCGAAGTTCGTGGCGCACCAGCGGATCGCCACGCACAGCGCCAGGGACTGGGAGGCCTTTGCCATCGAGGGAGAGGCTTTCCTGGCCGTGGTCAACCACAGAGAAG GGAACAACCACAACATAGACAGCGTGATATACAGGTGGaaccccaggacagggctgttTGAAACCAACCAGACCATTCCCACCTCTGGAGCCTACGACTGGGAATTCTTCACCATCGGGCCATATTCCTTCCTGGCTGTAGCTAACACATTCAATGGCACGTCCACTAAGATCTACTCACACATCTACATCTGGCTCAGTGGCTCTTTCCAGCTCTTCCAGTCTATCCTG ACATTTGGTGCAGCTGACTGGGAGGTTTTTCACATTGGGGACAGAGTCTTTCTGGCTGTTGCCAACAGCCACAGCTATGACAGCGGGATGCCAGCACCCTCCAACTTCTATGCCATCAACTCCTCCATCTATGAGCTGAACATCACAGCCCAGATGTTTGTGAAATTCCAGGACCTTCTCACCTACAG TGCCCTGGACTGGGAGTTCTTCTCGGTGGGAGACGACTCTTTCCTGGTGGTGGCCAACTCCTTCGATGGCTTCACCTTCTCCGTCAACAGCATCATCTACAG GTGGCAAGGCTACGAAGGCTTCGTGGCAGCCCACCAGCTCCCCACGGTCGGCTGCAGAGACTGGGAGGCGTTTCACACCGCTGAGGGCTCCTTCCTGCTCTACTCCAGCGCCAAGGAGCCGCTTTCCAAGGTGCTCAAGCTGAAAACCACCTGA